The following are encoded together in the Elusimicrobiota bacterium genome:
- a CDS encoding 4Fe-4S binding protein, whose product MEKVKINLEKCKGCYLCISVCPSECLKISEKINKLGYKPVEFINNEKCNSCGFCFLMCPDVAIEVYK is encoded by the coding sequence CTTGAGAAATGCAAAGGCTGTTATTTGTGTATTTCAGTTTGCCCAAGTGAATGTCTTAAAATTTCTGAAAAGATAAACAAACTTGGCTATAAACCTGTTGAATTTATCAATAATGAAAAATGCAATTCCTGTGGGTTTTGTTTTCTAATGTGTCCCGATGTAGCAATTGAGGTTTACAAATGA